The following are encoded in a window of Rissa tridactyla isolate bRisTri1 chromosome 3, bRisTri1.patW.cur.20221130, whole genome shotgun sequence genomic DNA:
- the MTRES1 gene encoding mitochondrial transcription rescue factor 1, translating to MTGFRLPIATFRKLNVWFGLWEKFPSNKLYLSWRRSVFCTCQASTVNYRRCFSFSPVKLSALRLSPEYISVLSLRSKSNKSSKRNRQTVPEEEEEEDEDEEENDLEDEFENDPNVVKDYKDLEKVVQSLRYDVIVKAGLDIARNKVEDAFYNNELRLNGEKLWKKSRTVKTGDTLDLIVGEDKETGTAVVMRVVLKKVSNKTESEKYKVILRRWKNLKVPKQDVLK from the exons ATGACTGGCTTCAGACTCCCCATCGCTACTTTTAGGAAACTAAATGTCTGGTTTGGACTGTGGGAGAAATTCCCCTCTAATAAACTGTATCTCTCTTGGAGGAGAAGCGTATTCTGTACCTGTCAAGCAAGCACAGTAAACTACAGAAGATGTTTCAGCTTTTCCCCAGTAAAACTCAGCGCACTAAGACTTTCTCCAGAATATATCTCAGTACTTTCTCTGCGTAGCAAAAGTAACAAAAGCTCTAAAAGGAACAGACAAACTGTaccagaggaagaggaagaagaggatgaaGACGAAGAGGAAAACGATTTGGAAGATGAATTTGAAAATGACCCCAACGTAGTAAAAGATTACAAGGATCTTGAAAAAGTAGTGCAGTCTCTTCGGTATGATGTGATTGTGAAAGCTGGTCTAGACATTGCAAGAAA taaagtAGAAGATGCATTCTACAATAATGAACTCAGGCTGAATGGAGAAAAACTATGGAAGAAAAGTAGAACt gTGAAAACTGGTGATACGCTGGATCTCATAGTAGGTGAAGATAAAGAAACAGGAACTGCTGTAGTGATGCGGGTAGTCTTAAAAAAAGTATCTAACAaaactgaaagtgaaaaatacaaagtaattcTGAGGCGTTGGAAAAACCTAAAAGTGCCCAAACAGGATGTACTTAAGTAA